A stretch of Chelmon rostratus isolate fCheRos1 chromosome 18, fCheRos1.pri, whole genome shotgun sequence DNA encodes these proteins:
- the LOC121622388 gene encoding trace amine-associated receptor 1-like: MAPEATAEYTYVGFHPCYEIHNVSYRRTSTPSTVCVLLCVFLGSLSAVTICGNLLVIISIIYFKQLHTPTNSLILSLAVADLLVGLVVFPFSLEFSLSSCLFSENVFCKVRESFDVTLSTASILNLCCISIDRYYAVCHPLTYRTKINVHVVVIMIVVSWSVSLLVAIGLVMAGLHQDKCQEKCFIDVQLANILGLLCSFYLPVILMLCIYLKIFLVAQRQVRSIQGTKSGATASKMERKSTKTLATVMGVFLMCWTPFFICFSFNLLNDVSVSVAVIESLNWLTLSNSMLNPFIYAFFYSWFRSAFKIIISRKIIQSDFSDSKLL; the protein is encoded by the coding sequence ATGGCACCAGAAGCCACTGCTGAGTACACTTATGTTGGCTTTCATCCCTGTTATGAAATACATAATGTTTCTTATAGGAGGACAAGCACACCTTCcacagtatgtgttttattgtgtgttttcctcGGCTCATTGTCTGCTGTCACAATATGTGGAAACCTTCTTGTAATAATCTCCATcatttacttcaaacagctccacactcctacaaactctctcatcctttccttggcagtagctgacctgcttgttgggcttgtagtttttcctttcagcttgGAATTCTCTCTAAGTTCATGTCTGttctctgaaaatgtattttgcaaaGTACGAGAGAGCTTTGATGTAACACTGAGcacagcttccattttgaatttgtgttgtatttctattGACAGATATTATGCAGTGTGTCACCCTCTGACATATAGAACGAagataaatgttcatgttgttgtgatCATGATTGTGGTGAGCTGGAGTGTTTCTCTTTTAGTTGCAATTGGCCTCGTAATGGCAGGATTACACCAAGATAAATGTCAAGAAAAGTGTTTCATTGATGTTCAGCTTGCAAACATTTTGGGacttctttgttcattttacctCCCAGTGATTTTGATGCTCTGTATCTACCTGAAGATTTTCCTTgttgcacagagacaggtacGCAGCATCCAGGGAACAAAGTCTGGAGCCACTGCcagtaagatggagagaaaatcCACTAAAACTCTGGCAACTGTTATGGgagtgtttctgatgtgctggactcctttctttatctgtttttcctttaaccTTTTGAAtgatgtgtcagtgtcagttgcTGTGATTGAAAGTCTTAACTGGCTTACACTGTCAAATTCCATGCTCaacccatttatttatgctttcttttacagctggttCAGATCAGCTTTCAAAATAATTATATCTagaaaaataattcaaagtgATTTTTCTGACTCAAAACTGCTTTGA